In Archangium violaceum, the following are encoded in one genomic region:
- a CDS encoding SAM-dependent methyltransferase — protein sequence MSTAEPFPLYFPGDARRPFCSEAATRRFAKVAQLEEGGRVLELGCGPSGLASVLLAQEFGCSVVAADTDEALVSRMKERVHSLALDGRVEVRRIDLRKPAFREGEFDAVLCQGRVLMSLPEALNTFRPLLAHKGRVGITYPVRVGRVTPRAVIEFWERRLGAPLLLPRELLHALAQSGFEPESAESLQDAEMDTLYKELEPHLASAPAEQARWLREEMALHRESGNKATASYAFLVGRRKEPGERPPASRDRG from the coding sequence ATGAGCACGGCCGAGCCCTTCCCGCTCTACTTCCCTGGTGATGCTCGGCGTCCCTTCTGCTCCGAGGCCGCCACGCGCCGCTTCGCGAAGGTGGCGCAGTTGGAGGAGGGGGGGCGCGTGCTCGAGCTGGGCTGCGGCCCTTCCGGCCTGGCCAGTGTGCTGCTCGCCCAGGAGTTCGGCTGCTCGGTCGTCGCCGCGGACACGGACGAGGCCCTCGTCTCCCGCATGAAGGAGCGGGTGCACTCGCTCGCCCTGGACGGCCGCGTCGAGGTCCGGCGCATCGACCTCCGCAAGCCCGCCTTCCGGGAGGGCGAGTTCGATGCCGTCCTCTGCCAGGGCCGCGTGCTGATGTCCCTGCCCGAGGCCCTCAACACCTTCCGGCCCCTGCTTGCCCATAAGGGGCGGGTGGGAATTACCTACCCCGTGCGTGTGGGACGGGTGACGCCTCGTGCGGTGATCGAGTTCTGGGAGCGCCGCCTGGGTGCACCCCTGCTGCTGCCCCGGGAGCTGCTCCACGCTCTGGCTCAGTCCGGCTTCGAGCCCGAGTCCGCTGAGTCTCTTCAGGACGCGGAGATGGACACGCTCTACAAGGAGCTGGAGCCTCATCTCGCCAGTGCTCCCGCTGAGCAGGCTCGCTGGTTGCGCGAGGAGATGGCCCTGCACCGCGAGAGCGGCAACAAGGCCACCGCCAGTTATGCGTTCCTCGTGGGTCGCCGCAAGGAGCCCGGGGAGCGTCCTCCTGCCTCGCGCGATCGCGGGTAG
- a CDS encoding HP0495 family protein codes for MKGDGNADGATQGGGDGQENKPLIEYPTVYTFKVMGRQAPDFADYVRGLFRALMGTEISPDSIREQPSSKGTYVSLSVSVYLLSEEHRRSIYARLRQEQRVVYYL; via the coding sequence ATGAAGGGAGACGGAAACGCCGACGGAGCCACCCAGGGCGGCGGTGACGGCCAGGAGAACAAGCCGCTCATCGAGTACCCCACTGTCTACACCTTCAAGGTCATGGGCCGGCAGGCCCCGGACTTCGCTGACTACGTGCGCGGTCTCTTCCGGGCGCTCATGGGGACGGAGATCTCCCCGGACTCCATCCGTGAGCAGCCCAGCAGCAAGGGCACCTACGTCTCCTTGAGCGTCTCCGTCTACCTGCTCTCCGAGGAGCACCGCCGCTCCATCTACGCCCGCCTCCGGCAGGAGCAGCGGGTCGTCTACTACCTCTGA
- a CDS encoding PhoH family protein, producing MRKNFILDTNVLLHDPRSIYGFKEHNVIIPIYVIEEIDQFKRDLSELGRNARLVARYLDSFREEGSLKDGVRLPHGGVLRVCFTDRDLPLSMADSNLMDNRILAVAIDLMEREPQSPAVFITKDTNLRIRADALGLIAEDYDAERVEITELYTGFTERLVPREVVDQMYKSGAEVELSGQDKLSPHQFILLKDETNPSHTAMGRFNAARGRVVPLLRGMKSEGVWGIRPRNMEQSFALDLLMNDDIKLVTIVGKAGTGKTLLAIAAGLHKVTEEGTYQKLLVSRPVFPLGRDIGYLPGTLEEKMNPWMQPIFDNVEFLMNLSRADKKAGRGYHELIDLGLMEIEALTYIRGRSIPNQYIIIDEAQNLTPHEVKTIITRVGDNTKIILTGDPFQIDNPYVDATNNGLVHVVNRFKNEKIAGHITMAKGERSALAELAANLL from the coding sequence TCTACGTCATCGAGGAGATCGATCAGTTCAAGCGCGATCTCTCCGAGCTGGGACGCAACGCGCGTCTGGTGGCGCGCTACCTGGACTCGTTCCGGGAGGAGGGGTCTCTCAAGGACGGGGTGCGCCTGCCCCACGGCGGCGTGCTGCGCGTGTGCTTCACCGACAGGGATCTGCCGCTCTCCATGGCGGACAGCAACCTGATGGACAACCGCATCCTCGCGGTGGCCATCGACCTGATGGAGCGCGAGCCCCAGTCCCCGGCCGTCTTCATCACCAAGGACACCAACCTGCGCATCCGCGCGGACGCCCTGGGCCTCATCGCCGAGGACTACGACGCCGAACGCGTGGAGATCACCGAGCTCTACACCGGCTTCACCGAGCGCCTGGTTCCCCGCGAGGTGGTGGACCAGATGTACAAGTCCGGCGCCGAGGTGGAGCTCTCCGGTCAGGACAAGCTCTCCCCGCACCAGTTCATCCTCCTCAAGGACGAGACCAACCCGTCCCACACCGCCATGGGCCGCTTCAACGCCGCCCGCGGCCGCGTGGTGCCGCTGCTGCGCGGCATGAAGAGCGAGGGCGTCTGGGGCATCCGCCCGCGCAACATGGAGCAGAGCTTCGCCCTCGACCTCCTGATGAACGACGACATCAAGCTCGTCACCATCGTGGGCAAGGCCGGTACGGGCAAGACGCTGCTGGCCATCGCCGCCGGGCTCCACAAGGTGACCGAGGAGGGCACCTACCAGAAGCTGCTCGTCAGCCGGCCCGTCTTCCCGCTCGGCCGGGACATCGGGTACCTGCCGGGCACCCTGGAAGAGAAGATGAACCCCTGGATGCAGCCCATCTTCGACAACGTGGAGTTCCTCATGAACCTCAGCCGCGCCGACAAGAAGGCCGGCCGCGGCTACCACGAGCTGATCGACCTGGGGCTCATGGAGATCGAGGCCCTTACCTACATCCGCGGGCGCAGCATCCCCAACCAGTACATCATCATCGACGAGGCCCAGAACCTCACCCCCCACGAGGTCAAGACCATCATCACCCGCGTGGGCGACAACACGAAAATCATTCTCACCGGGGACCCGTTCCAGATAGACAACCCGTACGTGGACGCGACCAACAACGGCCTCGTCCACGTGGTCAACCGCTTCAAGAACGAGAAGATCGCGGGCCACATCACCATGGCCAAGGGTGAGCGCAGCGCCCTGGCCGAGCTCGCGGCCAACCTCCTCTAG